One genomic region from Cardinium endosymbiont of Dermatophagoides farinae encodes:
- a CDS encoding FtsB family cell division protein — protein sequence MRYKNTIQPIKKIVLDPYFVSTILFALWMLFFDDQNVFEQCRLYRRWQKLQTDVVDYTVQIQQIKKDKKELVHNIDFLEQLAREKYYMKREKEDVYVIVGK from the coding sequence ATGCGCTATAAAAATACAATTCAGCCCATTAAAAAAATAGTATTAGATCCTTATTTTGTTTCAACCATCTTATTTGCGCTATGGATGCTCTTTTTTGATGATCAAAATGTATTTGAACAATGTAGGTTGTACAGACGCTGGCAAAAATTGCAAACAGATGTAGTCGATTATACTGTTCAGATTCAGCAAATCAAAAAAGACAAAAAAGAATTGGTGCATAATATTGATTTCTTAGAACAGCTTGCGCGTGAAAAATATTATATGAAGCGAGAAAAAGAAGATGTATATGTTATTGTAGGGAAGTAG
- a CDS encoding ankyrin repeat domain-containing protein: MDKYCKKMDHPKSCGCASKKIAALSLLVAVQTTSCVSNKGQGVTALGKPCYGYWHQLPASQGKVLDSVKLEELQKKTRKILSEESPDFNGQNAFFEAVKKCNFLLVKSLIQEYPSITSKEVVKALMLALKHKDTLSFRYKHEKIVHFLLKEHTPALEDLYMQDETGSTVLHLLIKRGDINALRFLAEKLPLKGLLMKDKKCRTPMHLTARYKSPKMFRIVFARIIDKLDADRAIAELFKTCKRGSVFSCAYLRKHSDFAELLNNSKVQISTVFVQGSKMFKTILDALPVRLDLEQLNTIVREIDDIQDGYIISKQYGAELRGIVWSYIKKQYPIDSDKVIQYVAYIRHLSYIEEKYGSDSKDVRDYVAQRKKLVSYIKNRYGSKIYQDVSKDNGDSEPDEGYGSGLETSHNESILTS; encoded by the coding sequence ATGGATAAATATTGCAAAAAAATGGATCATCCTAAGTCCTGCGGATGCGCCTCAAAAAAGATTGCGGCTTTGTCACTTTTAGTTGCTGTACAAACTACATCTTGTGTAAGTAATAAGGGGCAGGGAGTGACTGCTCTTGGCAAGCCCTGTTATGGTTACTGGCATCAATTACCTGCATCCCAAGGTAAGGTATTAGATAGTGTTAAGTTGGAGGAGCTGCAGAAAAAAACACGTAAAATACTTTCAGAAGAATCGCCTGACTTCAATGGGCAAAATGCTTTTTTCGAGGCTGTAAAAAAATGTAATTTTCTATTGGTTAAATCTTTAATACAGGAGTATCCATCCATTACCTCTAAGGAAGTGGTCAAGGCTTTAATGTTGGCACTGAAGCATAAGGATACGCTATCATTTAGGTATAAGCATGAAAAAATAGTTCATTTCCTATTGAAGGAACATACGCCTGCGCTAGAGGATTTATATATGCAGGATGAAACGGGAAGCACCGTACTGCATCTACTCATTAAACGTGGTGATATTAATGCCCTAAGGTTCTTAGCAGAAAAGCTTCCTTTAAAGGGGTTACTTATGAAAGATAAGAAGTGTAGAACACCAATGCATTTGACTGCTCGTTACAAGAGTCCAAAAATGTTTAGAATAGTATTTGCTCGAATAATAGATAAGTTGGATGCAGATCGGGCAATTGCCGAGTTGTTTAAAACTTGTAAGAGAGGTTCTGTATTTTCGTGTGCTTATTTACGTAAGCATAGTGATTTTGCAGAGTTATTGAATAATAGTAAGGTCCAAATCTCAACCGTATTTGTTCAAGGTAGCAAAATGTTTAAAACTATTTTAGATGCTTTACCTGTTCGCTTAGATCTTGAACAGCTTAACACCATTGTGCGGGAAATTGATGACATACAAGATGGCTATATAATTAGCAAGCAGTATGGTGCTGAACTGCGTGGTATAGTCTGGAGTTATATCAAGAAGCAATATCCTATAGATTCAGATAAAGTTATTCAGTACGTGGCCTATATAAGACATCTTTCCTATATCGAGGAGAAATATGGTAGCGATTCAAAAGACGTTAGAGACTATGTAGCTCAACGCAAGAAACTCGTCTCTTATATCAAGAACCGATATGGTAGCAAAATATATCAAGATGTTAGCAAAGACAATGGTGATAGCGAACCAGACGAAGGGTATGGGTCTGGTTTAGAAACCTCTCATAATGAAAGCATATTGACCAGTTAG
- the sufB gene encoding Fe-S cluster assembly protein SufB: protein MAKEEQDIRTIIHSSDYPYGFESNIPVDAIPKGLTEATIRLIAEKKNEPDWLLKRRLQAFYHLSTLKEPTWAKVSYPPIDYQNIIYYAAPKQKMQLNSLEEADPALLATFKRLGISLEEQKRLTGVAMDVVLDSVSVATTFKDTLNRLGIIFCSFTEAVQNHPDLVQKYLGKVVPMTDNYFAALNTAVFSDGSFCYIPKGVHCPMELSTYFRINATNTGQFERTLIVAEDDAYVSYLEGCTAPMRDEHQLHAAVVEIYAEKCAHVKYATVQNWYPGDKDGVGGVYNFVTKRGLCAGAHAKISWTQVETGSAITWKYPSCILKGDHSVGEFYSVAVTKNKQQADTGTKMIHLGKHTKSRIVAKGIAADQSSNSYRGLVKLAAGATHATNFSQCDSLLIGNSCGAHTFPYIEVKNPTGKVAHEATTSKISEDQLFYCNQRGIDHENAIALIVNGYCKEVLNQLPMEFAVEAQKLLALTLEGSVG, encoded by the coding sequence ATGGCAAAAGAAGAACAAGATATACGAACTATTATTCATTCATCTGATTACCCATATGGCTTTGAGAGCAATATTCCTGTAGATGCCATTCCAAAGGGTTTAACAGAAGCGACCATTCGTTTGATTGCCGAGAAAAAAAATGAACCAGACTGGTTGCTAAAGCGGCGTTTGCAAGCTTTTTATCATCTATCCACATTAAAAGAACCTACCTGGGCAAAGGTTAGCTATCCGCCTATAGATTACCAAAATATTATTTATTATGCAGCACCTAAGCAGAAAATGCAGTTAAACAGCTTAGAAGAGGCTGATCCAGCGCTTTTGGCCACTTTTAAGCGCTTAGGGATTTCCTTAGAGGAGCAAAAAAGGCTAACCGGTGTAGCCATGGATGTGGTATTGGATAGTGTTTCCGTTGCAACTACCTTTAAAGACACCTTAAACAGGCTAGGCATTATTTTTTGTTCCTTTACTGAAGCGGTTCAAAACCATCCCGATTTGGTTCAAAAATACCTAGGCAAGGTAGTCCCCATGACTGACAATTACTTTGCTGCCCTTAACACTGCTGTATTTAGTGATGGTTCCTTTTGTTACATTCCCAAGGGCGTCCATTGTCCTATGGAGCTTTCTACCTATTTTCGGATCAATGCCACCAATACCGGTCAATTTGAGCGCACTTTAATTGTAGCGGAAGACGATGCCTATGTTAGCTACTTAGAAGGATGCACCGCCCCTATGCGGGATGAGCACCAGTTACATGCCGCTGTAGTAGAGATTTATGCTGAAAAATGCGCCCATGTAAAATATGCTACTGTGCAAAACTGGTATCCAGGCGATAAAGATGGTGTAGGCGGAGTCTATAATTTTGTAACCAAAAGAGGTCTTTGTGCCGGTGCGCATGCTAAAATTTCCTGGACACAAGTAGAAACAGGCTCAGCCATTACCTGGAAGTATCCTAGTTGCATTTTAAAGGGCGACCATTCAGTCGGTGAATTTTACTCTGTAGCAGTCACCAAGAACAAACAGCAAGCAGATACAGGAACAAAGATGATTCACTTAGGTAAGCATACCAAGAGTCGCATTGTAGCCAAAGGCATTGCAGCTGACCAGTCCAGCAATAGCTATAGAGGGTTGGTCAAGCTTGCAGCTGGCGCAACCCATGCTACTAATTTTTCTCAGTGCGACTCTTTATTGATTGGCAATAGTTGTGGTGCCCATACCTTCCCTTATATAGAGGTAAAAAACCCAACCGGGAAGGTAGCGCATGAAGCCACTACCTCTAAAATTAGCGAAGACCAGCTTTTTTATTGTAACCAACGTGGCATTGATCATGAAAACGCCATTGCACTTATTGTCAATGGCTACTGCAAAGAAGTACTCAACCAGTTGCCCATGGAGTTTGCTGTAGAGGCCCAAAAACTACTGGCACTTACCTTAGAAGGTAGTGTAGGTTAA